One window of the Candidatus Alcyoniella australis genome contains the following:
- a CDS encoding ADP-ribosylglycohydrolase family protein: MDKQLIVILLLLAALVLIIPACDEPADEDDDDDEQPVDDDDDDTDDDDEQQQRAISHGTLQDKILGSWVGQMAGVTWGASTEFLYPGVIIPENEVPQWNPGMINYGFIQDDVYVEIPFIDVMREHGVTANWLLFGEAFRDTNFPLAHANLAARKNLRNGIPAPDSGHYANNEHCDDIDWQIESDFVGTLCPGLNNQAIEIAWRAGHVMNYGDGVLGGVFMAAMHAESFFAQDLAQIIEAGRQALPPGSKYRAVVEDMLDWHEQGQTWEQSWQLLQDKWGHDDRCPDFQNPIMDAHNIDAKLNGAYVLLGLLYGEGDLERSMLISMRCGQDSDCNPSSVGAIIGNWLGYGAIPDQYKSGLRSTEVFMFTDYTLDQAIEANLELAREVMLASGCTVQGDGQSEVWLIPPAEQTVPPILEQWPVESNAPPALSAAIASQNGLRVTLKAQAEDDDGVLNFQWYFGDLTRAQGEQVEHAYAAAGTYQAIAYVTDGVGNTSWQALEISVAP; encoded by the coding sequence ATGGACAAGCAATTGATCGTGATCCTGTTGCTCCTCGCGGCTCTGGTCCTGATTATTCCAGCCTGTGATGAGCCGGCCGATGAGGACGATGACGACGACGAGCAGCCGGTGGACGACGATGATGACGATACGGACGACGACGACGAGCAGCAGCAACGGGCGATCTCCCATGGCACGCTCCAGGATAAAATCCTCGGCTCGTGGGTCGGCCAGATGGCCGGCGTAACCTGGGGCGCGTCAACCGAGTTCCTCTACCCCGGCGTGATCATCCCCGAGAACGAGGTGCCGCAGTGGAATCCGGGGATGATCAACTACGGATTCATTCAAGACGACGTGTACGTCGAGATCCCGTTCATCGACGTAATGCGCGAGCACGGAGTCACCGCGAACTGGTTGCTGTTCGGCGAGGCTTTCCGCGACACGAACTTCCCCCTGGCCCACGCCAACCTGGCGGCGCGCAAGAATCTGCGCAACGGCATCCCGGCCCCGGACTCGGGCCACTACGCGAACAACGAGCACTGCGACGACATCGACTGGCAGATCGAGTCCGACTTCGTCGGCACGCTTTGTCCGGGTCTGAACAACCAGGCGATCGAGATCGCCTGGCGCGCGGGCCACGTGATGAACTACGGCGACGGGGTGCTGGGCGGAGTTTTTATGGCCGCGATGCACGCCGAGTCGTTCTTTGCCCAAGATCTGGCGCAGATCATCGAGGCTGGACGCCAGGCCCTGCCCCCAGGCTCGAAGTATCGCGCCGTAGTCGAAGATATGTTGGATTGGCACGAACAAGGCCAAACCTGGGAGCAGTCGTGGCAACTGCTGCAGGATAAATGGGGTCACGACGACCGCTGCCCCGATTTCCAAAACCCGATCATGGACGCGCACAACATCGACGCCAAGCTCAACGGCGCCTACGTGCTGCTCGGTCTGCTCTACGGCGAGGGCGATCTGGAACGCTCGATGCTGATCAGCATGCGCTGCGGCCAGGACAGCGACTGCAACCCCTCATCCGTGGGCGCGATCATTGGCAACTGGCTGGGCTACGGCGCGATCCCAGATCAATACAAGTCCGGCCTGCGCAGCACCGAGGTCTTCATGTTCACCGACTACACACTTGACCAGGCGATCGAGGCCAACCTCGAGCTGGCGCGCGAGGTGATGCTCGCCTCGGGATGCACTGTCCAAGGCGATGGCCAATCCGAGGTCTGGCTGATCCCGCCTGCCGAGCAGACCGTCCCGCCGATCCTCGAGCAGTGGCCGGTCGAATCCAACGCGCCGCCCGCACTCAGCGCCGCGATTGCTTCCCAGAACGGGCTGCGCGTGACGCTCAAGGCACAGGCCGAGGACGACGACGGCGTGCTGAACTTCCAGTGGTACTTCGGCGACCTGACCCGTGCGCAGGGCGAGCAGGTTGAGCACGCATACGCTGCGGCGGGAACCTATCAGGCCATTGCCTATGTCACCGATGGCGTGGGCAACACCTCATGGCAGGCCCTTGAGATCAGCGTCGCGCCCTAA
- a CDS encoding DUF2079 domain-containing protein, producing MNDLAIFEQTLYMSLQGQQQANDIEGRHFFVHLSPFLYILLLPYWLAPGAKTLLIATVVMVTVAAGIFYWFALIRLKDPWLALLLSISFLVYPATQGLALSNFHDLVFCLPFLLLLFVFQSRQKMLLLLAALIAALSVREDVALTTFMLSLYWLLQKESRRAGLIVAATSIVWFVVAVYVVMPFLQNQHSWVSPEGGVYAWRYREFGGSIGEILKTMAIRPVFTLTRIFETTDKMAYLPQLFFPLLILLPLGRQLPRLLLILLMALPTVVMNSLSVYFAQQSLVSHYQVAVIAAVALLLVEGLRRFEGNKHQAALALLGLMIVGNLVAGLVYPAIYDPYLAISKNYSLHYPPFSEDDLEILQNIEGFILEEDSIVAAYSIASHYGGRKRIKHRDFRTVTAINGYDFILLDTASYLRIRERWEGEFSQFVDDQYRPIHEFEGKRMSSQRVKIFFRKDLVRR from the coding sequence ATGAACGACCTGGCGATTTTCGAGCAGACTCTGTACATGAGCCTGCAAGGGCAGCAACAGGCCAATGATATTGAGGGAAGACATTTCTTCGTCCACTTGTCGCCGTTCCTTTACATCCTTCTCCTCCCTTACTGGCTGGCGCCCGGCGCCAAGACTTTACTGATTGCCACCGTGGTCATGGTGACAGTGGCGGCCGGGATTTTTTACTGGTTTGCTCTGATCAGGCTCAAGGACCCTTGGCTTGCTCTGCTGCTGTCCATCTCCTTTCTGGTATATCCGGCCACCCAAGGGTTGGCTTTGTCGAACTTTCATGACCTGGTATTTTGCCTGCCGTTTCTTTTATTGCTCTTTGTCTTCCAAAGCAGGCAGAAGATGCTGCTGTTACTGGCAGCCTTAATCGCGGCCTTGTCAGTGCGCGAGGACGTTGCCCTGACCACTTTCATGCTGAGCCTCTACTGGCTTTTACAGAAGGAGAGTCGTCGGGCAGGGTTGATCGTGGCGGCGACATCAATTGTCTGGTTTGTCGTGGCAGTTTACGTTGTCATGCCTTTTCTCCAAAACCAGCATTCCTGGGTATCGCCTGAGGGGGGCGTCTATGCTTGGCGATATAGAGAGTTTGGGGGAAGCATTGGGGAAATTCTGAAGACCATGGCGATCAGGCCGGTTTTCACTTTGACAAGGATATTTGAAACAACCGATAAGATGGCCTATCTTCCTCAGCTGTTTTTCCCCCTTCTTATCCTGCTGCCGCTCGGCCGACAACTGCCACGCCTGCTGTTGATTCTGTTGATGGCCCTTCCCACCGTCGTGATGAACAGCCTCTCTGTGTATTTTGCCCAACAGTCGTTGGTCAGCCACTACCAAGTTGCTGTTATAGCGGCCGTTGCACTGTTACTCGTTGAAGGGTTGAGGAGGTTTGAGGGGAATAAACACCAGGCGGCATTGGCACTGTTGGGACTGATGATCGTCGGAAACCTAGTTGCCGGCTTGGTCTATCCGGCAATTTATGATCCTTACTTGGCGATTAGTAAAAATTACTCATTGCATTACCCGCCGTTCTCTGAGGATGATCTCGAAATTCTTCAGAATATCGAGGGGTTTATCCTCGAAGAGGATTCGATAGTGGCAGCTTACTCGATTGCCAGCCATTATGGCGGCAGAAAGCGCATCAAACACCGGGACTTCAGGACCGTCACGGCGATTAATGGATATGATTTCATTCTCCTTGATACGGCGTCCTACCTGCGCATCAGGGAGCGTTGGGAGGGCGAGTTCTCGCAATTCGTGGATGACCAGTATCGGCCGATCCATGAGTTTGAGGGTAAGAGAATGAGTAGTCAGAGGGTTAAGATCTTTTTCCGAAAGGACTTGGTCCGTCGATAA
- a CDS encoding carotenoid biosynthesis protein: MTHGAARTLREFSAGFFMTACCESTGVLSGAYVYPGFHWYVLATPVANPASWIATVYIIIEVTNRIVYGRRSFETYERDGGQLDTERFRLFRGSFFKTLVCLALIDALLALVVDVVMDPLATVYNWWVWVPYLPDVTSIGPGVVDAYNFDNLRFLTTPENPVHDFFAGFFPHGLRYPTRVLGIPLINFIAWFVFVFTFTIEFRYVEFKNHWSQWRKTAVLWALVLLDIPILALLLIVPNI, encoded by the coding sequence CTGACCCACGGAGCCGCGCGCACTCTGCGCGAGTTCTCGGCCGGATTCTTTATGACCGCCTGCTGCGAATCGACCGGCGTACTCTCCGGCGCCTACGTCTACCCCGGTTTCCACTGGTACGTGCTGGCCACGCCCGTGGCCAATCCCGCGTCGTGGATCGCCACGGTCTACATCATCATCGAGGTTACCAACCGCATCGTCTACGGCCGCCGCAGCTTCGAGACCTACGAGCGCGACGGCGGACAACTCGATACCGAGCGCTTTCGCCTGTTCCGCGGCTCGTTCTTCAAGACCCTGGTGTGCTTGGCGCTGATCGACGCGCTGCTGGCGTTGGTGGTCGACGTGGTGATGGACCCGCTGGCCACGGTCTACAACTGGTGGGTCTGGGTGCCATACCTGCCGGACGTGACCTCCATTGGACCGGGAGTGGTCGACGCGTACAACTTCGACAACCTGCGTTTCCTGACAACGCCGGAAAACCCGGTCCACGATTTCTTCGCCGGGTTTTTTCCCCACGGCCTGCGCTATCCCACGCGCGTGCTGGGCATTCCCCTGATCAACTTCATCGCCTGGTTCGTGTTCGTCTTCACGTTCACAATCGAGTTCCGTTACGTTGAATTTAAAAATCACTGGAGCCAGTGGCGCAAAACCGCGGTGCTCTGGGCGCTGGTGTTGCTCGATATCCCGATATTGGCACTGTTGCTGATAGTGCCCAATATCTAG
- a CDS encoding PKD domain-containing protein — protein sequence MRRIKLLIGLSLLALLLASAWVPASDEKAALLVEDALIVESEGFEFDPLADDDDEDDDDDAMIVEADPDDLEDIDQDPNDQAPDDDSDDAAPLSFESLGGGCLGEGMSCSGCGDDDDDDVNDRERCQPAKVRMYISNVHGPAEHTVEFRDLTRLKNGCGPQGRLWIWGDGKQEYGDEIIEHIYSDVGLYEVSLTIFNRAGAFTVTGPVVVQCPVPQADFEPESQTAEPGELLQFFDRSVPYPECPIETWEWDFGDGEELSFDSDPTHAFAKSGIYTVSLTVTNEGGSDTMVRNSLIHVMCGPAAPDFSASQVAGVSPLTVYFTDMTTYDPRCPIVSWYWDFGDGGNSTLQNPVHVFHGGREYDVTLTVVTEDGLEYRVTKSALIQTACAPPAPDFITDVNSGPAPLTVSFYDRTQTDEGCPVTDRLWMFGDGASVRDVVDPVHTYQTVGPKAVVLAASNAGGTASVSKPGFIVVNCPKPEANFEAYDTHGPAPLEVQFYDDSWTMIGCEIYEYEWDFGDGETSYEMNPSYIYEDPGLYSVSLKITSLGGFDVEVKYGLVIVVD from the coding sequence ATGCGAAGAATCAAGCTGTTGATCGGGCTGTCGCTTCTCGCACTGCTGCTCGCCTCCGCCTGGGTTCCCGCGAGCGACGAGAAAGCGGCTCTGCTCGTGGAAGACGCGTTGATCGTCGAGTCCGAGGGCTTCGAGTTCGACCCGCTGGCCGATGACGACGACGAGGACGATGACGACGACGCGATGATCGTCGAGGCCGACCCGGACGACCTGGAGGACATCGACCAGGATCCCAACGACCAGGCGCCTGACGACGACAGCGATGACGCCGCGCCGCTAAGCTTTGAATCGCTGGGCGGCGGCTGTTTGGGCGAGGGCATGTCCTGCTCGGGCTGCGGGGACGATGACGACGACGATGTCAACGACCGCGAGCGCTGCCAGCCGGCCAAGGTGCGGATGTACATCAGCAATGTCCACGGCCCGGCCGAGCACACCGTCGAGTTTCGCGACCTGACCCGACTTAAAAACGGCTGCGGTCCGCAGGGGCGGCTCTGGATCTGGGGCGACGGCAAGCAGGAATACGGCGACGAGATCATCGAGCACATTTACAGCGACGTGGGCCTGTACGAGGTCTCGCTGACGATCTTCAACAGGGCCGGCGCGTTCACCGTCACCGGCCCGGTTGTCGTGCAATGCCCCGTGCCCCAGGCCGACTTCGAGCCCGAGTCCCAGACTGCCGAGCCCGGCGAGCTGTTGCAGTTCTTCGATCGCTCCGTGCCGTATCCCGAGTGCCCGATCGAGACCTGGGAGTGGGACTTCGGCGACGGCGAAGAGCTGTCCTTTGATTCCGACCCCACGCACGCATTCGCCAAGTCGGGGATCTACACCGTGTCGTTGACCGTCACCAACGAGGGCGGATCGGACACCATGGTGCGCAACAGCCTGATCCACGTGATGTGCGGTCCGGCCGCGCCGGACTTCTCGGCCTCGCAGGTCGCGGGAGTCTCGCCGCTGACCGTCTACTTCACCGACATGACGACCTACGATCCGCGCTGCCCGATCGTCAGCTGGTACTGGGATTTCGGCGACGGCGGCAACAGCACGCTGCAAAACCCGGTGCACGTTTTTCACGGCGGCCGCGAATACGACGTGACCCTGACCGTGGTCACTGAGGACGGTTTGGAATATCGCGTGACCAAGTCGGCCTTGATCCAAACCGCCTGTGCGCCGCCCGCGCCGGACTTCATCACCGACGTCAACTCCGGCCCGGCTCCGCTGACCGTGAGTTTCTACGACCGCACGCAGACCGACGAGGGTTGCCCGGTAACCGATCGGCTGTGGATGTTCGGCGACGGGGCCAGCGTGCGCGACGTGGTCGATCCGGTCCACACCTACCAGACCGTAGGACCAAAGGCCGTGGTGCTCGCCGCGTCCAACGCCGGCGGCACGGCCTCGGTGAGCAAACCCGGATTCATCGTGGTCAATTGTCCCAAGCCCGAGGCCAATTTCGAGGCCTACGACACCCATGGCCCGGCGCCGCTCGAGGTCCAGTTCTACGACGACAGCTGGACGATGATCGGCTGCGAAATCTACGAGTACGAGTGGGACTTCGGCGACGGCGAGACCAGCTACGAGATGAACCCGAGTTACATCTACGAGGATCCGGGCCTCTACAGCGTCTCGCTCAAAATCACCAGCCTCGGAGGGTTCGACGTGGAGGTCAAATACGGCCTGGTGATCGTCGTCGACTAG
- a CDS encoding biopolymer transporter ExbD, whose amino-acid sequence MGRLIEEEDLNLQDLIFILLFFFIISQTLIVFKVQKDLIVPPKVDKDPELVINEQEPELITLIIDDKSTVAILAGHERREVLRGFDSKELEVPYQEYCDPAKNKDLFLPTEEAQAYKKVIEEINQMKQDHRFTLPHVGLIADHRARYGTIFQVNIAVQELIKDELIDPSVKWKVYVDKTGGDENIYDQLPEHELTQPAAPEEQ is encoded by the coding sequence ATGGGCAGATTGATCGAGGAAGAGGATCTTAATCTACAGGACTTGATCTTCATCCTGCTGTTCTTTTTCATCATCTCGCAGACCCTGATCGTGTTTAAGGTCCAGAAGGACCTGATCGTACCGCCCAAGGTCGACAAAGACCCCGAGCTGGTGATCAACGAGCAGGAGCCCGAGCTGATCACGCTGATCATCGACGACAAGTCCACTGTGGCGATACTTGCCGGACACGAAAGGCGCGAGGTGCTACGCGGCTTTGACTCCAAAGAGCTCGAGGTCCCTTACCAGGAGTATTGCGACCCTGCCAAAAACAAAGACCTCTTTCTGCCGACCGAGGAGGCTCAGGCCTATAAGAAGGTGATCGAAGAGATCAACCAGATGAAGCAGGACCATCGGTTTACATTGCCGCATGTGGGGCTGATCGCCGACCACCGCGCGCGCTATGGAACGATCTTCCAGGTCAACATCGCGGTGCAGGAGCTGATCAAGGACGAGCTGATCGACCCCTCGGTCAAGTGGAAGGTCTACGTGGACAAGACCGGCGGGGACGAGAATATCTACGACCAGCTGCCCGAACACGAGCTGACCCAGCCCGCCGCGCCCGAGGAGCAATAG
- a CDS encoding MotA/TolQ/ExbB proton channel family protein yields MRRSEQLKVKIKQLNVWVIAVSVAVLIIVSLFKQQILDSTFLAEYIVPGVHKLGLLTIFALYVMVIIMIVDWAYLSLFKLTRPRYYDPEQRDELIKVLRDPSVMGDIDAFRKRTADLVTHYGNYLSEIISAVLPSAIKQPFMLEQYFRVKVENINGRHADGINMITLLSGLGPIVGFFGTLLGLIQAFHVSSVAMLSEGQMTPDTFAQLQTSLMIAIITSAFGIVIRIMGSIMRHHLLSKMNNISDEIHGIPMAVMYESGA; encoded by the coding sequence ATGAGGCGCAGTGAACAGTTAAAGGTAAAGATCAAACAGCTCAACGTTTGGGTGATCGCCGTGTCGGTGGCGGTGCTGATTATCGTCAGCCTGTTCAAACAGCAGATTCTCGACTCGACGTTCCTCGCCGAGTACATCGTGCCCGGCGTGCACAAGCTGGGCCTGCTGACGATCTTCGCGCTGTACGTGATGGTGATCATCATGATCGTCGACTGGGCCTACCTGAGCCTGTTTAAGCTCACCCGGCCGCGCTACTACGATCCGGAGCAACGCGACGAGCTGATCAAGGTGCTGCGCGATCCCTCGGTAATGGGCGACATCGACGCGTTCCGCAAGCGGACCGCCGACCTGGTGACGCACTACGGCAACTACCTCTCCGAGATCATCAGCGCGGTGCTGCCCAGCGCGATCAAGCAGCCGTTCATGCTCGAGCAGTACTTCCGCGTCAAGGTCGAGAACATCAACGGCCGCCACGCCGACGGCATCAACATGATCACCCTGCTCAGCGGCCTGGGCCCGATCGTCGGATTTTTCGGCACACTGCTGGGTCTGATCCAGGCGTTCCACGTCTCCTCGGTGGCGATGCTCAGCGAGGGGCAGATGACCCCCGATACTTTCGCCCAACTTCAGACCTCACTGATGATCGCGATCATCACCAGCGCCTTCGGCATCGTTATTCGCATCATGGGCTCGATCATGCGCCATCATTTGTTGTCCAAGATGAACAACATCAGCGACGAGATCCACGGCATTCCCATGGCGGTGATGTACGAGAGCGGGGCCTAG
- a CDS encoding putative metal-binding motif-containing protein translates to MKLNGNGHRLVFPIALLLCLMLLCIGCNNDGDDDDDGGADPCDLDGDGYYDIECGGFDCDDTRPEVHPGADEICDGLDNDCTGELEPDELDFDKDGLMICEGDCNDDNAFVYPGAVELCDGIDNNCSGEVDPEEQDWDGDGVYQCDGDCDDHDSAIHPDATEVCDGLDNDCDGTLLAGEEDADGDNVLGCSDDCDDNNAAIYPGAPELCDGLDNDCDGAIPVDEQDSDGDGYLQCDGDCDDGDRTVHPNAPEGCNGIDNDCDGAVDPTEKDLDDDGFMICQGDCDDNDPDAYPGAPETCNGKDDNCDGAPGDDEADFDIDGWMVCEDDCDDRDPNTHPGADEVCDGKDNDCDGELRYDEDDEDNDGYLACEDDCDDTDPDIHPNAAEGCNGIDNDCDGEVAPWELDEDGDDYMLCEDDCDDTNPDTYPGAPEICDGEDNDCDGELPDDELDEDEDGWMVCENDCDDENPQVNPGRFENCYNGIDDDCNGWTDFEDPWCWLDHEGLHELGDNAEVGIDCSRLSVTYSYSDEPRLDEVAPGDVIFGLCEGPFIGRVLWIESDGFEATFSIEPLGAAELLWQLQWDDDPWWVEQALPKLIYHSIGKPSERNGSCQGR, encoded by the coding sequence ATGAAATTGAACGGCAACGGACATAGGCTGGTTTTTCCGATTGCGCTGTTGTTGTGCCTGATGTTGCTTTGCATCGGATGCAACAACGACGGGGACGACGATGACGATGGGGGCGCCGACCCTTGCGACCTGGACGGGGACGGTTATTACGACATCGAGTGCGGCGGGTTCGACTGCGACGACACGCGGCCCGAGGTGCATCCGGGCGCCGATGAGATCTGCGACGGCCTGGACAACGACTGCACGGGCGAGCTTGAGCCCGATGAGCTGGACTTCGATAAAGACGGCCTGATGATCTGCGAGGGCGACTGCAACGACGACAACGCCTTTGTTTATCCCGGCGCGGTCGAGCTCTGCGACGGAATCGACAACAACTGCTCGGGCGAGGTCGATCCCGAGGAGCAGGACTGGGACGGCGACGGCGTGTACCAGTGCGACGGCGACTGCGATGACCACGACTCGGCGATCCACCCCGACGCCACCGAGGTCTGCGACGGATTGGACAACGATTGCGACGGCACGCTGCTCGCCGGCGAGGAGGACGCGGACGGCGATAACGTGCTGGGTTGCAGCGACGATTGCGACGATAACAACGCCGCGATTTACCCCGGCGCTCCGGAGCTGTGCGACGGCCTGGATAACGATTGCGACGGCGCAATCCCGGTCGACGAGCAGGATTCGGATGGCGACGGCTATCTACAGTGCGACGGCGACTGCGACGACGGCGACCGCACGGTCCATCCCAACGCGCCCGAGGGCTGCAACGGGATCGACAACGACTGCGACGGCGCGGTCGACCCCACCGAGAAAGACCTTGACGACGACGGGTTCATGATCTGCCAGGGCGACTGCGACGACAACGATCCCGACGCCTATCCCGGAGCGCCCGAGACCTGCAACGGCAAGGACGACAACTGCGACGGCGCACCGGGCGACGACGAGGCCGACTTCGACATCGACGGCTGGATGGTTTGCGAAGACGATTGCGACGACCGCGATCCGAACACCCATCCGGGTGCCGACGAGGTCTGCGACGGCAAGGACAACGACTGCGACGGCGAGTTGCGCTACGACGAGGACGACGAGGACAACGACGGTTACCTCGCCTGCGAAGACGACTGCGACGACACGGACCCCGATATCCATCCCAACGCGGCCGAGGGCTGCAACGGCATTGACAACGACTGCGACGGCGAAGTCGCTCCGTGGGAGCTCGACGAGGACGGCGACGACTACATGCTGTGCGAGGACGACTGCGACGACACCAATCCCGATACATATCCCGGTGCGCCCGAGATCTGCGATGGCGAGGACAACGACTGCGACGGAGAACTGCCCGACGACGAGCTCGACGAGGACGAGGACGGCTGGATGGTCTGCGAGAACGACTGCGACGACGAGAACCCGCAGGTCAATCCCGGACGCTTTGAGAACTGCTACAACGGCATTGACGACGACTGCAACGGTTGGACCGACTTCGAGGACCCCTGGTGCTGGCTGGACCACGAGGGCCTGCACGAGCTGGGCGACAACGCCGAGGTCGGGATCGATTGCAGTCGCCTAAGCGTTACATATTCTTACAGCGACGAGCCGCGGCTGGACGAGGTGGCCCCAGGCGACGTGATCTTCGGCCTCTGCGAGGGTCCGTTCATCGGTCGCGTGCTCTGGATCGAGTCCGACGGCTTCGAGGCGACCTTCAGCATCGAGCCGCTTGGCGCGGCCGAACTGCTGTGGCAGCTCCAGTGGGACGACGATCCCTGGTGGGTCGAGCAGGCGTTGCCCAAATTGATTTATCACAGCATAGGAAAGCCAAGCGAGCGTAACGGCTCGTGCCAAGGGCGTTGA